A window from Primulina eburnea isolate SZY01 chromosome 2, ASM2296580v1, whole genome shotgun sequence encodes these proteins:
- the LOC140822730 gene encoding probable alpha,alpha-trehalose-phosphate synthase [UDP-forming] 7 isoform X2 gives MMSRSYTNLLELASGNVPVMGMEKDRKRFPRVMTLPGNIAELDDDSAVSVSSENQSSVAGDRIIIVANLLPLKAKRRLDNKGWSFSWNEDSVLSRVKDGFPDDMEVLYVGSLAVDVDPIEQDDVANYLLEKFKCVAAFLPLNILTKYYDGFCKKQLWPLFHYMLPYSVDHGNRFDRSMWEAYVSANKMFSQKVIEVLNPEDDFVWIHDYHLMVLPTFLRRRFLRLRMGFFLHSPFPSSEIYRSLPVREEILKALLNSDLIGFHTFDYARHFLSCCSRMMGLEYQSKRGYIGLDYYGRTVGIKIMPVGIHMGHIESLMRHADKKMKFEELKQQFEGKTVLLGVDDMDIFKGINLKLLAMEQMLKLHPNLQGRAVLVQIANPSRGKGIDVDEIQSEIEETCKRINRELGKPGYEPIVLIHRPSSIFERMAYYSIAECVVVTAVRDGMNLTPYEYIVCRQGVSGAEPGSDLSGPKKSMLVVSEFIGCSPSLSGAIRVNPWNVESTAEAINEALSMADPEKELRHEKHYRYVSTHDVAFWSRSFLQDMERTCAEHFRKRCWSIGLGFGFRVVALDPNFRKLSVDDIVDAYCQAKSRAILLDYDGTLMPQNSIVKTPSAQVISLLNRLSADPRNIVFMVSGRGRDSLSRWFLPCNKLGLAAEHGYFLSVYEEMPVGQMHMRNCSVQFSVKAMFSVLVLIS, from the exons ATGATGTCAAGATCGTATACTAATCTTTTGGAGTTAGCATCTGGGAATGTCCCGGTTATGGGTATGGAGAAGGATCGAAAGCGATTCCCAAGGGTAATGACTCTCCCTGGGAATATAGCCGAGCTAGATGATGATTCTGCCGTTAGTGTTTCATCTGAAAATCAGTCTTCTGTTGCGGGTGATAGAATAATTATCGTGGCTAATCTTTTACCGCTGAAAGCAAAGAGAAGGCTGGACAATAAAGGGTGGAGTTTCAGTTGGAACGAGGACTCTGTGCTTTCACGAGTCAAGGACGGCTTTCCGGATGACATGGAAGTGCTGTATGTTGGGTCATTAGCTGTTGATGTTGATCCAATTGAACAAGATGATGTTGCCAACTATCTTCTGGAGAAATTTAAATGTGTTGCTGCCTTCTTACCTCTGAATATCCTGACAAAATACTATGATGGCTTTTGCAAGAAGCAGTTGTGGCCACTTTTTCACTACATGTTGCCTTATTCGGTCGATCACGGAAATCGTTTTGATCGATCTATGTGGGAAGCGTACGTGTCTGCAAATAAAATGTTCTCGCAAAAAGTTATTGAGGTGCTAAATCCAGAGGATGATTTTGTGTGGATTCATGATTATCATTTGATGGTTCTACCCACATTTTTGAGGAGGCGCTTCCTCCGATTAAGAATGGGCTTCTTTCTCCACAGCCCATTTCCTTCTTCTGAAATATACAGGTCACTTCCGGTTAGAGAAGAAATACTCAAGGCTCTTCTCAACTCTGACCTCATTGGTTTTCACACCTTCGACTATGCTCGTCATTTCCTCTCCTGTTGCAGCCGGATGATGGGTTTGGAATATCAGTCCAAAAGGGGTTATATAGGATTGGATTACTATGGAAGGACTGTTGGGATAAAGATCATGCCAGTTGGAATACACATGGGCCATATCGAATCTCTAATGAGACACGCAGATAAAAAAATGAAGTTCGAGGAGCTAAAGCAGCAGTTCGAAGGTAAAACAGTGTTGCTTGGAGTAGATGATATGGATATATTCAAAGGTATCAATTTGAAACTTTTAGCGATGGAGCAGATGCTCAAGCTACATCCAAATTTGCAAGGACGAGCTGTTCTGGTCCAGATTGCAAATCCTAGCAGAGGGAAAGGAATAGATgtggatgaaattcaatctgaAATAGAGGAGACTTGCAAGAGAATTAACAGGGAACTTGGGAAGCCTGGATATGAACCCATAGTTTTAATTCACCGTCCTTCATCAATCTTTGAGAGAATGGCTTATTATAGCATTGCTGAATGTGTTGTAGTGACAGCTGTGAGGGATGGGATGAACCTGACTCCTTATGAATATATTGTCTGCAGACAAGGAGTATCTGGTGCAGAACCAGGGTCTGATTTGAGTGGGCCTAAGAAGAGCATGCTAGTGGTGTCTGAATTCATTGGCTGTTCTCCCTCCTTGAGTGGTGCGATTCGTGTCAATCCATGGAATGTTGAATCAACTGCTGAGGCAATAAATGAGGCTTTATCAATGGCTGATCCAGAGAAAGAGTTGCGACACGAGAAACACTATCGTTATGTTAGCACCCATGATGTAGCTTTTTGGTCAAGAAGCTTCTTGCAAGACATGGAGAGAACTTGCGCTGAACACTTCAGGAAAAGATGCTGGAGCATTGGACTTGGTTTTGGTTTCCGAGTAGTGGCCCTGGATCCTAATTTTAGAAAGCTTTCCGTGGATGATATTGTAGATGCTTACTGTCAGGCTAAAAGCAGGGCTATATTGTTGGACTATGATGGTACATTAATGCCTCAGAATTCAATTGTTAAGACTCCAAGTGCACAAGTTATCTCTCTGTTGAATAGACTCTCTGCTGATCCGAGGAATATAGTTTTTATGGTAAGTGGAAGAGGAAGGGACAGCCTAAGCAGGTGGTTTCTTCCATGCAATAAATTGGGACTTGCTGCAGAACATGGCTACTTTTTAAG TGTTTATGAGGAGATGCCCGTAGGTCAAATGCACATGCGGAACTGCAGTGTGCAATTTAGTGTGAAGGCTATGTTCAGTGTTCTGGTCCTCATTTCATAA
- the LOC140822732 gene encoding probable bifunctional methylthioribulose-1-phosphate dehydratase/enolase-phosphatase E1 1: MAAVSAAPLAAINGAEKMASTSLAYLESSKVKGTKTLISELCRQFYHLGWVSGTGGSIAVRVHDESIPRKQQLIVMSPSGVQKERMEVDDMYVLSSSGSVLSEPLTKPWPYKPPKCSDSSPVFLKAHELRDAGAVIHSHGMESCLVTMIDPLSKEFRITHMEMIKGIQGHGYYDELVVPIIENTAHERELTDSLAEAIKAYPKTTAVLVRNHGIYVWGDSWISAKTQAECYHYLFDAAIKLHQLGLDWSTPSHSPIRHLNGVMGSHRNAKISAKAGTLSLNKGIEPSRRCIVLDIEGTTTPISFVTDVLFPYARDNVGRHLELTYDTAETQDDIKLLQAQVSEDLENGVVGAIPIPSDGEKEDVIGALVANVEAMIKADRKITSLKQLQGHIWQTGFQNNEIEGIVFDDVPEALEKWHALGIKVYIYSSGSRLAQRLLFGNTTFGDLRKYLSGFFDTTVGNKKETKSYIEITQSLGVDNPSEILFITDVYHEATAANAAGTLSLYLSMSLHLP, translated from the exons ATGGCTGCAGTTTCAGCAGCCCCACTCGCCGCCATTAACGGAGCTGAGAAAATGGCTTCTACATCACTGGCGTATTTGGAGAGCAGCAAGGTCAAAGGGACGAAGACCCTGATTTCTGAGCTATGCCGCCAATTCTATCACCTGGGTTGGGTTTCTGGCACCGGCGGAAGCATCGCCGTTAGAGTCCATGATGAGTCCATTCCCAGGAAACAGCAACTTATTGTCATGTCTCCTTCAG GGGTGCAGAAGGAAAGAATGGAAGTCGATGATATGTATGTGTTGTCTTCGAGTGGGTCAGTGTTGTCTGAACCATTGACAAAGCCTTGGCCTTATAAGCCTCCCAAATGCTCTGACAGCAGTCCCGTGTTTTTGAAG GCACATGAATTGCGTGATGCTGGTGCTGTTATCCACAGTCATGGGATGGAGTCTTGCCTGGTAACGATGATTGATCCATTGTCAAAAGAATTTCGG ATTACTCATATGGAAATGATAAAGGGAATTCAAGGTCATGGTTACTACGATGAACTTGTTGTTCCAATTATTGAGAATACTGCCCATGAAAGAGAACTTACAGATTCTCTTGCTGAAGCA ATCAAAGCATATCCAAAAACCACTGCTGTGCTTGTTCGGAACCATGGAATATACGTATGGGGGGATTCTTGGATCAGTGCTAAAACACAG GCTGAATGCTACCATTACCTCTTTGATGCTGCCATTAAACTCCATCAGTTAGGATTGGACTGGTCTACTCCATCTCATAGTCCCATTCGCCATTTGAATGGAGTCATGGGAAGCCATCGAAATGCAAAAATATCTGCAAAGGCTGGCACTCTTTCTTTAAATAAAGGGATTGAGCCGTCAAGA CGTTGCATTGTACTTGATATAGAAGGAACCACTACTCCCATATCATTCGTCACAGACGTTCTCTTTCCATATGCTCGTGATAATGTGGGGAGGCATTTGGAACTGACATACGACACTGCTGAAACTCAAGACGATATTAAGCTGTTACAAGCTCAA GTAAGTGAAGATCTAGAAAATGGTGTGGTTGGTGCGATTCCCATCCCATCTGATGGTGAAAAAGAGGATGTAATTGGGGCTTTGGTTGCTAATGTTGAGGCAATGATCAAAGCTGACAGGAAAATAACTTCCTTGAAACAATTACAA GGTCATATATGGCAAACTGGATTTCAAAATAATGAGATAGAGGGAATCGTTTTTGATGATGTACCTGAGGCTCTGGAAAAATGGCATGCTCTTGGAATTAAG gtatatatatattccaGTGGAAGCAGATTGGCACAAAGGCTCCTGTTTGGTAACACAACTTTTGGTGATCTCAGAAAGTACTTGTCTGGATTTTTCGATACTACAGTGGG TAACAAGAAAGAAACTAAAAGCTATATTGAAATCACTCAATCTTTGGGGGTTGATAATCCATCAGAGATATTATTCATTACTGATGTCTATCATGAAGCTACCGCAGCAAATGCAGCAGGTACGCTTTCGCTGTATCTTTCCATGTCCTTGCATCTTCCGTGA
- the LOC140824521 gene encoding uncharacterized protein has protein sequence METLTIPRASSIPSSSLPPPAGPTRSCQDSVKYSAFRGLKSHSAHSLASKRLPPKLARRGSRIFCEAQETAVEVAAVTDSNWKSLVLDSDLPVLVEFWAPWCGPCGMIHPTIDKLAKVYAGKLNCFKVNTDVSPAIATRYGIRSIPTVIIYKNGEEKDTIIGAVPESALVTSIEKFM, from the exons ATGGAAACCCTGACTATACCTCGCGCGTCCTCTATTCCGTCGTCTTCCTTGCCTCCGCCGGCGGGTCCAACCCGGTCTTGCCAGGATTCTGTCAAATATTCCGCGTTCAGAGGACTCAAGAGTCATTCAGCTCACTCGTTGGCGTCGAAGCGTTTGCCCCCCAAGCTTGCTCGCCGTGGGAGTCGTATCTTCTGTGAGGCGCAGGAGACAGCTGTCGAAG TGGCTGCTGTTACTGATTCCAATTGGAAATCCCTTGTACTCGACAGTGATTTACCGGTTCTGGTTGAGTTTTGGGCACCATGGTGTGGACCATGCGGCATGATCCACCCCACTATTGATAAACTTGCCAAGGTATATGCTGGAAAGCTTAATTGCTTCAAGGTTAACACCGATGTCAGCCCTGCAATCGCCACCCGATATGGTATCCGAAGCATTCCCACCGTTATCATTTACAAGAATGGGGAGGAGAAAGACACAATCATCGGTGCAGTTCCAGAATCGGCACTAGTTACATCCATTGAAAAATTCATGTAG
- the LOC140822733 gene encoding E3 ubiquitin-protein ligase RMA1H1-like, which translates to MAFQQICDTSDMHFGSEGDLSLNQKWNSVSPTVTTENVTGCFDCNICFESSREPVVTLCGHLYCWPCIYEWLQVQTPSVEADEQPKCPVCKAYISSSSLVPLYGRGSSSSEPEPKKPQMDAVIPNRPPALGTNALVSAPITMVPDSNQQQHPQHQAFHHQQYFPHPISNHTSMTPTLDGTITSGFSSPTVNMVGELVFATMFRASDTSLFAYPHANSYSLHGNSSPRLRTQEMLLDKSLNRVTIFLFCCFALCLILF; encoded by the coding sequence ATGGCTTTTCAACAAATCTGTGATACCTCTGACATGCATTTTGGTTCCGAGGGGGATTTGTCTCTTAATCAAAAATGGAATTCAGTATCTCCAACAGTGACCACAGAAAATGTGACTGGATGTTTTGATTGCAACATATGTTTTGAATCATCACGTGAACCAGTTGTGACCCTTTGTGGCCATCTCTATTGTTGGCCGTGCATCTACGAATGGCTTCAGGTTCAAACCCCCTCGGTAGAGGCAGACGAGCAGCCGAAATGCCCCGTTTGTAAGGCTTACATATCTTCTTCCTCATTGGTACCCCTCTATGGTCGTGGCTCATCATCATCCGAGCCTGAACCCAAGAAACCCCAAATGGATGCGGTCATACCCAACAGACCCCCGGCACTTGGGACAAATGCTCTAGTTTCTGCTCCAATAACCATGGTTCCTGATTCTAATCAGCAGCAGCATCCACAGCATCAGGCATTCCATCACCAGCAATACTTTCCCCACCCTATCAGCAATCACACTTCAATGACCCCTACTCTTGATGGCACTATTACAAGCGGTTTCTCCAGTCCAACCGTCAATATGGTTGGTGAATTGGTGTTTGCTACAATGTTCAGGGCCTCAGATACAAGTTTGTTCGCCTATCCTCATGCCAATTCTTACTCACTTCATGGAAACAGCAGCCCACGGCTAAGAACTCAAGAAATGCTATTGGACAAATCACTTAACAGGGTAACCATCTTTCTTTTCTGCTGCTTTGCTCTCTGCCTGATTTTGTTTTAG
- the LOC140822734 gene encoding expansin-A12 → MAILDFCLLILNFVLVFEGVNAQNGWLDAHATFYGATQNPSTLGGACGYEDTYQAGFGANTAALSTALFRGGEACGACYQVTCNYGRDRKWCLGRASITVTATNLCPSNNRGGWCDPPRHHFDMSMPAFFQIARQGNEGVVPVLYRRVACKRSWGVRFTIKGRPNFNRIMISNVGGSGDIKNVLIRGSETATWAPMTRNWGANWQANVDLRSQTMSFKLTLVDGNTLEFSDVVPSSWKFGQTFSSHNQFS, encoded by the exons ATGGCGATCCTCGATTTTTGTctcttaattttgaattttgttttGGTTTTTGAAGGGGTTAATGCCCAAAATGGTTGGCTTGATGCGCATGCGACTTTTTACGGGGCAACTCAAAATCCAAGCACCCTTG GTGGAGCTTGTGGCTATGAAGACACCTACCAAGCCGGTTTCGGAGCTAACACGGCTGCGTTGAGCACTGCTCTCTTTCGGGGCGGTGAGGCTTGCGGTGCTTGCTACCAGGTAACGTGCAACTATGGACGAGACCGGAAGTGGTGCCTCGGCCGTGCATCCATCACGGTAACCGCCACCAACCTTTGCCCTTCCAACAACCGTGGGGGTTGGTGCGATCCGCCTCGCCACCACTTCGACATGTCGATGCCGGCTTTCTTTCAAATTGCTCGTCAGGGAAACGAAGGCGTAGTGCCCGTGCTTTACagaag GGTGGCATGCAAGAGAAGTTGGGGAGTCCGATTCACTATCAAGGGTCGACCCAACTTCAACAGGATCATGATCTCTAACGTTGGTGGAAGTGGAGACATCAAGAATGTTTTGATTCGGGGCTCCGAAACCGCAACATGGGCGCCCATGACCCGGAATTGGGGTGCCAACTGGCAGGCCAACGTCGATCTCCGGAGCCAAACGATGTCGTTTAAGCTCACTTTGGTCGACGGAAACACATTGGAGTTCTCCGACGTTGTCCCTTCTTCATGGAAGTTTGGCCAGACTTTTTCATCCCATAATCAATTTTCTTAA
- the LOC140824020 gene encoding F-box/LRR-repeat protein At4g14103-like — translation MGVMGDELGISSFPDHILCHVLSFLPTKYAVATSILARRWRFLWTRVVNLEFEHENSDSESEEEMSFSDFVDGVFLQHNARSINSFSFSSGADSKNCKLDSWISEAIDRNVQVMDLDNYLLRLPECLFKCDTLVDLRLHNCLLCDANLTVSLPKVKKLFLDSVMYDDYESLSKLISGCLLLEDLNIHRMMYGSKDMVYLYVSSPVLRRLALNFEGCDYAKHIVELDTPQLQYLKVVDSISIDIYTPKLSSLVQAEVCLCKESCKGKFIDQRISSLFFESFSKVKCLTLSSGPTMTCVYTGFLATTTRFRYLTKLDWVADTHFLPRMLQISHMLKILIIRKVDCDVKGWVDPAYIPFCLSSHIRTVSIYAYEGRDWEYGMRVSMLPRGSEKCELSLC, via the exons ATGGGGGTGATGGGTGATGAACTTGGAATCAGCAGTTTCCCGGACCACATTCTCTGTCACGTCCTCTCGTTTCTTCCGACGAAATATGCGGTGGCGACTAGCATTCTAGCAAGAAGATGGAGGTTCCTTTGGACTCGTGTCGTCAATCTTGAATTCGAACACGAAAATTCCGATTCAGAATCTGAGGAAGAAATGAGCTTTTCAGATTTCGTTGACGGGGTTTTCTTGCAGCATAACGCCCGGAGCATAAACAGTTTCAGCTTCTCATCTGGGGCAGACAGCAAAAATTGTAAGCTTGATTCATGGATTAGTGAAGCCATTGACCGTAATGTTCAGGTGATGGATCTTGATAATTATCTACTTAGGCTGCCCGAATGCCTTTTCAAGTGCGACACTCTTGTAGATTTGAGGCTTCACAATTGCCTTTTATGCGATGCGAATCTTACGGTATCTTTACCTAAGGTGAAGAAGTTGTTTCTGGACTCAGTTATGTACGACGATTATGAATCGCTTTCCAAGTTAATCTCGGGTTGCTTACTGCTTGAGGATTTGAACATTCATAGAATGATGTATGGTTCCAAAGATATGGTCTACTTATATGTCTCGTCGCCCGTGCTAAGACGCCTCGCACTGAATTTCGAGGGCTGCGATTATGCGAAACACATTGTGGAGTTGGATACTCCTCAACTTCAATATCTCAAAGTAGTTGATTCTATATCTATTGATATCTATACCCCAAAACTATCATCCCTGGTACAAGCAGAAGTTTGCCTTTGCAAGGAAAGTTGTAAGGGTAAATTTATTGATCAGAGGATTTCCTCTCTATTTTTTGAAAGCTTCTCTAAAGTTAAGTGTCTAACACTATCAAGCGGTCCGACAATGACG TGTGTTTACACTGGATTCTTGGCTACAACGACGAGGTTTAGATATTTAACCAAACTAGACTGGGTAGCTGATACGCATTTCTTGCCAAGAATGCTCCAAATTTCTCATATGCTGAAAATTCTCATCATCCGAAAG GTTGATTGTGATGTAAAAGGATGGGTGGATCCTGCGTACATTCCGTTCTGTCTATCATCACACATCAGGACCGTGTCGATTTACGCATACGAGGGTCGAGATTGGGAATATGGCATG AGGGTTTCCATGTTGCCACGAGGATCTGAGAAGTGTGAGCTCTCTCTTTGTTGA
- the LOC140822735 gene encoding choline transporter protein 1-like encodes MRGSLGPVIGRFLSSDGNAVNGNGNNDIIKHHRKCRDVVYLFMFIGFWVAMIVNSSFGFNLGNPLRLNYGLDYKGNVCGDKHGNPDLRELELRYWLNSNQVYQSGLKDTKSQLSNARSICLMDCPIPSEDSLNWVCDYPEGDIRLSVDDWIDRNYDYFADLTPELRNTSLQLQGPCYPVIFPSVNVYWTCQFIARASNISLKHWEEMGGVKVIEDIAIDKAIHRSVNSRSSVLKRYVADIGKSWPVLLVCGGFLPLFLSILWLLMIRHFVAGMPWITVILFDILIISVTMFYYLKAGWIGNDAVSPIIGEHDPYYDVSAREVNHLHVAAVFMTIVMIVAFLSSIAIVRRILMATSVLKVAAKVIGEVQALIFFPVIPYAILAVFYMFWLSAALHLFSSGSIIQNDCDANCCAYDLKAKRVSCDGCCGYSIQYTSHIVAAILFHLFGGFWATQFFISCSSTVIAGSVASYYWVGGGTSPEIPFLPVFSSMKRLARYSLGSIALGSLILPFFESVRFILEAFRRRLKLVNSTPTSWIGKVVFHSSQCCLRCIGWIIKSVNRNAYIMIAITGKGFFKASEIATGLIMSNILRIGKVHVIGDVILFLGKLCVSLMSALFAFLMLDMHEYKSAHNKISSPLFPVLVCWGLGYIVATLFFGVVEMSIDTIILSFCQDSDEHQGTAQYAPPLLIETLNDRNEVQRLMQ; translated from the exons ATGAGAGGGTCATTGGGTCCGGTTATAGGAAGATTCCTATCAAGTGATGGGAATGCAGTAAATGGGAATGGAAATAATGATATAATCAAACATCACAGGAAATGCAGAGATGTGGTTTATCTTTTTATGTTCATTGGATTTTGGGTGGCAATGATTGTGAACTCGAGCTTTGGTTTCAATCTAGGAAACCCATTGAG GTTAAATTATGGGCTGGATTATAAAGGAAATGTGTGTGGTGACAAACATGGTAATCCTGATCTCCGAGAACTCGAACTCCGGTATTGGTTAAACTCCAATCAAGTTTACCAAAGTGGTTTAAAGGATACCAAATCCCAGCTCTCAAATGCTCGGAGTATTTGCTTAATGGATTGTCCTATCCCGTCTGAAGATTCACTAAATTGGGTCTGTGACTATCCAGAAGGAGATATTCGTCTCTCGGTTGATGATTGGATCGACagaaattatgattattttgcAGACCTTACTCCAGAACTAAGGAACACTTCTCTTCAGCTCCAGGGTCCATGCTATCCAGTTATATTTCCAAGTGTCAATG TATATTGGACCTGCCAGTTCATTGCTCGTGCATCAAATATTTCTTTGAAGCATTGGGAGGAGATGGGTGGAGTGAAAGTCATAGAAGACATTGCAATTGATAAAGCTATTCACAGATCAGTTAACTCTCGGTCATCAGTACTAAAG AGATATGTTGCTGATATTGGAAAATCATGGCCTGTGTTGCTTGTTTGTGGAGGATTTTTGCCGCTATTTCTATCAATCCTGTGGCTTTTGATGATCCGTCATTTTGTTGCTGGAATGCCGTGGATTACTGTCATTCTTTTCGACATTCTTATTATATCTGTGACaatgttttattacttgaaag CCGGATGGATTGGAAATGATGCTGTCTCCCCCATCATCGGAGAGCACGACCCATATTACGATGTATCTGCAAGG GAAGTCAATCATCTCCATGTTGCTGCTGTTTTCATGACCATTGTGATGATTGTTGCTTTCTTATCTTCTATTGCTATAGTCCGTCGCATCCTCATGGCAACATCTGTGCTCAAG GTTGCTGCAAAGGTCATCGGAGAAGTCCAGGCACTGATATTTTTTCCAGTTATACCGTATGCCATTTTAGCAGTTTTTTACATGTTTTGGTTGTCTGCTGCCCTCCATCTTTTTAGTTCGGGAAGTATTATTCAAAACGACTGTGATGCCAATTGCTGTGCTTATGATCTCAAAGCAAAAAGAGTGAGCTGTGACGGTTGCTGTGGATATAGTATCCAGTATACTTCTCATATTGTCGCGGCTATACTTTTCCATCTATTCGGTGGTTTCTGGGCTACCCAATTTTTCATATCATGTTCTTCAACAGTTATCGCGGGATCTGTGGCTTCTTATTATTGGGTTGGTGGGGGAACATCG CCAGAGATACCCTTTCTTCCAGTTTTCTCTTCAATGAAGCGACTTGCGCGATACAGTCTTGGATCTATTGCTCTAGGTTCTCTGATCTTACCTTTCTTTGAATCAGTCCGTTTTATACTCGAAGCATTCCGCCGCAGACTTAAACTTGTCAATTCTACACCAACAAGCTGGATTGGGAAGGTTGTATTTCACTCTTCCCAGTGTTGCCTAAGGTGTATTGGATGGATCATCAAATCTGTAAACAGGAACGCTTACATCATG ATTGCAATAACGGGAAAAGGGTTCTTTAAAGCTTCTGAAATTGCGACAGGCTTAATAATGAGTAACATCCTGCGAATTGGAAAGGTGCACGTCATTGGTGACGTGATTCTCTTCCTTGGGAAGTTGTGTGTTAGCCTTATGAGTGCACTTTTTGCATTTCTGATGCTGGACATGCACGAATATAAATCAGCACACAACAAGATATCGTCTCCACTGTTTCCTGTACTG GTATGCTGGGGTCTTGGCTATATTGTGGCCACTCTCTTCTTCGGGGTAGTAGAGATGTCCATTGATACAATCATTCTTTCTTTCTGTCAAGATTCTGATGAACACCAAGGAACTGCTCAGTACGCTCCCCCATTGCTGATCGAGACTCTGAATGACCGGAATGAAGTGCAGAGATTGATGCAATGA